From the genome of Streptomyces sp. NBC_01142:
CCGTGCCCCGTATCCGATCAGCGCCGCACCGGCCGCGAGAGCCGCCACCGTCGTCAGTGCGGCCGGCAGTGAGAACCAGTCGGCGAGGAACCCGATCGCGGGCGGTCCGAGGAGCATCCCGCCGTAGCCGAGCGTGGACGCGGCCGCGACCCCACCGGGTCCGGCGAGTGCTCCCGCCCTGGCCACCGCCACCGGGAAGATGTTCGCCAGACCCAGGCCGGTCACGGCGAAGCCCAGCAGCGTGAGCCACGCGGTGGGCGCGAGGGCGCCGAGCAGCATGCCGGCCGCCGCCGTCGTCCCGCCCGCGACAAGAGTGCGGGTCTGGCCGAGCCGCTCCAGCAGGGTCGTACCGGTGAGCCTCCCGGCCGTCATGGCCAGCGCGAACAGCGAGTAGCCGGCGGCGGCGACGCCCGGATGGGCATGCAGATCCTGTTCGAGGTGGAGCGCGCCCCAGTCGGCCATCGCTCCTTCCCCGTACGCCGTGCAGAGCGCGATCACGCCGAAGAGCACGACGAGCCGGCGGGTGCGGCCCTGAAGGCGGCGCGGCCGGGGCTCCCACGTCCTCTTTTCGGCGCCGGGCGCCGGGTGGCGGAGCAGGGCGGGCCCCGCGGCGGCGGTGACCAGCAGGCCGACACCGGTGAGGGTCAGCAGATGCACGGTGGGGGACAGGCCGCCCGCGACCAGCCCGCCGAGGCCCGCGCCGATCATTCCGCCGAGGCTGAACGCCGCGTGGAAGCTCGGCATCACGGGCCGCCGCATGGCCCCGACGAGATCGACCGCGGCGCTGTTCATGGCGACATTGATCCCGCCGTACGCGGCCCCGAACACCAGCAGCACCAGCCCGAGGGCGAGCGCCGAATGCGTCAGCGGCGGGAGCGCGATGCTCAGCGACAGCAGTACGCCGCTGGCGACCGTCACCGGGTGGCTGCCGAAGCGGCGGCAGAGACGGCCGGTGAGCGTCATCGTCACCACGGCGCCTGCCGACACCCCGAGCAGGGCGAGGCCCAGGTCGCTCGCCGAGGAGCCGGTCTGCTGCTTGATGGCGGGGATGCGGACGACCCAGCCGGCGAAGAGAAAGCCGTCGAGGGCGAAGAAGATGGTCAGGGCGGCGCGGAGGCGGGCCAGGGGGAGTGCGGCGGTGTTTCCGCCCGGTCCCCCCGGTGCGGCCGTCCGTAGTTTGTTTAGTAGCGGCACAAACTCACCATAGAGGCCGGAACCCGATCCGTACAAGGCGGCTGACCCGCCTCCGGATCATGGGAGACTCGCCTCCATGGACGGCAAGGCGACGACGACCCGGGCGAGGCTGGACAGAGGCCGCAGCGCGCTCGGCCCTGGACTGGAACTGGTGCACACCGGCCGCGCGCCCACCCGGGCCGTACTCACCGCGGAACTCGGCGTCACCCGCGCCACCGCAGGCGCCGTGGCCGCCGAACTCGAAGCACTCGGACTGATCAGGGTCGACTCCCGGCCGGGCGCGGCCGCCGGCTCCCAAGGTCGCCCCTCGCACCGTCTCGCCGTCGACGACACAGGCCCCGTCGTCCTCGCCGCGCAGGTGCACGCCGACGGATTCCGGGCAGCGCTCGTCGCACTCGGCGGCCGGACCGTCGCCACCGCGCCCGGCTGCGTCACGGTCTCCGCCGACCCTGCCCAGGTACTCGGCGAGGTCGTCGAGGCGGGCGCGGCCCTGCTGCGGGAGAGCGGGCGGCGGTGCGTGGGCGCGGGCCTCGCCGTACCCTCCGCCGTCGCCGAACCGGAAGGCACCGCACTCAACCCGCTCCACCTGGCCTGGCCGGCCGGGGCCCCCGTCCGGGACATCTTCGCCGACCGGGTCCGGGCCGCGGGGATCCAAGGCCCCGCCTTCACCGGCAACGATGTCAACCTCGCCGCGCTGGCCGAGCACCGCCACGGCGCGGGCCGCGGCGCGCAACACCTGCTCTGCGTCGCCACCGGGCACCGCGGTGTCGGCGGCGCGCTCGTCCTCGACGGCCGTCTGCACACCGGCAGTTCGGGCCTCGCGCTCGAGGTCGGCCATCTCACCGTCAACCCCGAAGGCCGCCCCTGCCACTGCGGCAGCCGTGGCTGCCTCGACGTCGAGGCCGACCCGCTCGCCTTCCTCACGGCCGCCCGCCGTGATCCGGGCCCCGAGGTCTCCCTGCTCCAGCAGTCGAGGGATCTGCTGCGCACGGAGTACGACGACCCGGCCGTGCGGAACGCCTGCGAGGAGCTCATCGACCGGCTGGGTCTGGGACTGGCCGGGCTGGTCAACATCCTCAACCCCGACCGCATCATCCTCGGCGGGCTGCACCGCGAGCTGCTCGATGCGGATCCCGAGCGGCTGCGTGCCGTGGTGGCCGACCGCAGTCTGTGGGGGCGCAGCGGCGGCGTACCGATCCTGGCCTGCGCACTCGACCACAACAGCCTGGTGGGAGCGGCGGAGCTGGCGTGGCAGCCGGTCCTCGACGACCCCCTCGGCGCGCTCAGCTGACCCGGGCGGAGGCGGGGAGGCGGGGGAGGGCTTCCCCGAGCGGCGGCGTGGCGCAGCGTGACCGGCGCAAGCGTCAGGGCGCCGCACGGACACCCGTCCGGGGGCACGAGGGAAGCCTCGCGGTGCACTAACGGGTAGTCGATCACATATGACCCAGAAGCCTTCCGGCGAGGCGCCCACCGCGCACCGGCTCCAGCGCCTGCAGAGCAGGTTTCTCGCCTCCCCCGTCGGGCTCGGCTGGGAACGCGGCCGCGAGATCGAGTTGATGCACCGCGCCATGGGTTTTGCCGCACTCGGCTTTCTGACACTCGTCCCGCTGCTGATCGTCGTGGCGGCGGCCGACCCGGCCAGCGGGCAGGGCTTCGCGCGATGGCTGAGCCAGGCGCTGGGAGTCTCGGAGTCCTCGCAGGAAGAGGTCGAGCGGCTGTTCGGCATGCCGGGGCAGGCGCTTCAGCGTACGACGGCCTTCGGCCTCGCCGCGCTCACCGTCTTCGGCCTGACCTTCGGATCGGTGGTGCAGACCGGCTACGAGAAGGTCTGGGACCTGCCGACGGCCCGCTGGCACACCATGTGGCGGCATGTCGTCTGGCTCGCTCTGCTCATCTTCTCGCTGGTGCTCTTCGTCAACACGGCACCCGTTCCGTCCGACCCCGCGTGGAGGGCGCTCCTCGGCGCCCTGGGCGACCTGATCGGCACGTTCCTGTTCTTCTGGTTCTCCCAGCGACTGCTGCTCGGCGGGCGGGTCCGCTGGCGGGCGCTGGTGCCGGGGGCCGTGACGACCGCCGTGTGCATGCTCGGGCTGCGGGTCTTCTCCCAGCTGGTCTTCTCACCGCTGATCGCGTCGAACACCATCACGTACGGCCCGTTCGGGACCGTGCTGGTGATTCAGTCCTGGCTGGTCGGCGTCGGGGTGGTCGTCTACGGCGGCGCGCTCGTGGGCCGTCTCATCCACGAGGAGCGCACCGCCCGCCGGCTTCAGCGGGAGGCGGAGCAGGCGGAGGAGTAGAACGCGGAACAGCAGAACGCGGAACTGGCGAAACTGGCGGAACAGCAGAACCTCGCACGGCCCGGTCCCAGTCGACGGCGCAGGCGAGGGCCGGGTTCCCGACCAGTATCCGGTCCATGAGCTCTTTGCCCAGAGTGAGTTCGAGGCCCGGGCGGAGCCTGCGCAGCGGATACGGCATACCAGGGGTCTCCGGCGTCGTCGTGTCCCCGCCCAGCAGCAGCTGACCGCCGAAGCCGGCGTCCGCGAGCGCGGCAAGTGTCCCGGGCAGCCGCCAGTCAGTGGTGTGGTGTGCCCGCGACGGGCCGTCGAAGGCGAGATACGCACCTGTCGCGGCGGCCTCCCGCTGGACCACCGGATCCGGGGAACGCCCGAGATGTCCGAGGATCACGCGCTGCGGCGGAACCCCGAACTCCCCGCAGAGCAGATCCAGCACGTCATATGCCCCCGTGCCCAGTTCCAGGTGGACGGCGAGGGGTGCGCCCGTGCGGTGATGGGCAGCGGCCGCAGCCGTCAGAGTGAGGCGGGCATGCGTGTCGATGCCGTGGAAGGTGCCCGCGACCTTGACGATCCCGGCCCGGACGCCCGACTCGCCGATGCCCTCGGTCAGTTCGGCGACGAAGAGCTCGGCGGGGCCGCGGTCGCGCAGCCGGCGGATCAGCTCCTCGTCGTAGTGGACCGACTGATGCAGTCCGGTCGCGGCCACCAACCTGGACACCGGACGACCGCGACAGGGACGCGAGGGCACCGGCCTGCCGTCCCATCCCGTACGGAGTCCACTGGACCACCGTCCGCCCGCCCAGCTCCCCGAAGGCGTGCAACCGGGCCGCCGCGGCCTCCGGATCGTCCAGTTCCTGCCCCGGCAGCCGCGGACTGCGCAGAAAGAGATGGTCGTGGGCGTCGCAGACTCCCAGCCAGCCCGCAGGTACGCCGCCGAGGATCGTCCGGACCGTGCGTACGCCGCTCACCACTGCCTGCCCCGGCGGAGCCCCGCGTGCTGCGGGGCCGAGAGGTGGAGCACCTCGTAGCGGTCGCCGACCTCCTTGGGAGCGTCGTGCGCCCAGAGCGAGAAATACAGCAGCTCCCAGTGGTGCGGGTCGACGGCGAGTGCCGCGGACACCACGCCGTCGAGGCGCGCGAGCCGTTCGGTCTCCCGTACCGCCTCCTCGATCAGGGGGGCGAGCGGAGTCGGCTGGGGAATGCGCTGACGGCGCCGTACGGCGGTGCGCGGCGCAGCGCCGTACGCCGGGCCGTCCTCGTACGAGAGCCCCGTCCAGTGCCGCACCTCGGGCCGCCCGAAGTCGTCGACGAGTCTCTGGAATCCGGGGCCCCAGAGGAAGGAGTTCATGCCCTCGGGCGTCGCCCACAGATACAGCGGCGCGTACTGGTTCACGGGGGAGTCCCCGCCGCGCTCGCGTATCAGATAGGCCTTGAGACCGAGGCCCGGGAAGTCGTCGAGCAGCTGCCCCTTCGTCGCCACTCGTTCACGGATGATCCCCATGTCGTAGTCGGCGGGCAGAGTCAGCTGGACACTACGTCATACTGCTGGCAGGGGAGGCCGCATGACACAGGAGATTGATCTCTACCTTCGCAAGTCGAAGATCACACGAGCACGGGACAAGGCGCTGACGTTCCGCGCTCAGGAGAGCCGTGGGCGCCGATGGGCGGAGGAACACGACTACACCGTACGCAAGGTGTGGTCCGACAACTTGAGCGCGTACAGCGACACCACCCGCCCGGAGTTCGACAAGGCGATTTCAGCGCTTGCGGCCGACGAAGTGCCAGCCCTGTGGAGCTACGCCCTGGACCGGTTTTCACGGAAGGGTGCGGGATCGGTCCTCCCGCTATTGGACTCCGGAAAGCGCCTTATCTTCGACTACGAGCGCCTGGATTCCGCGGAGCCAAGGGACCGGAAACAGATCATCAACCGGGCGGAGGAGGCCCGGGAATACTCGGAACTCCTCTCTCATCGCGTTCTCGACACTAAGGCGCAGCAGCGTGAAGAGGGAGCGTGGCTGGGCGCGGCCCCCTACGGTTTCGAGATCGACGACCCAGACACGCGAAAGCTGAAGCACGGCAAGACGTGGTCGGTCATCCTGCGCATCTTCAGGGAGACGGCACAGGGGAAGTCCGGCCGAACTATTTCGATGGGCCTGACCGCTGACAAGGTCCCTGCCGCGAACGGCGGTCAGTGGGCTGGCTCCTCAGTGCACCGGATTGTTCAGAGCCCGGTGTACGAGGGCTGGCAGTCGGTGACGCTCGTCAAGGGCGGCCGGTCAATCGCTTACCGCAATGGACGGGGCGAGAGAGTGTCCGTTCTTGCGGAAGGAGTGGAGCCGGTGCCGCCTGCCCTTGTCAAGGCTGCGCGTCTGGCGGTGGCGGGGCACTCTGTCGTCGCTCCGGAATACCGCAGCCGTAAGCCGAAGCACCTACTGACGGGGTTGCTGACATGTGACGGGTGCAAGGGCAGTGGGTCGGCCATCCACGGGAGGTCGTACCGGTGTTACAGGTACACGGTGGGGCAACCATGCCCTAACCCCGCGTCGGTAATGCGGTCGCTGCTGGAGGAGTACGTCTACGGCGAGTGGCTTGCCGCGATTACTGCCGCGCGGGTCGGCGACGCAAGCCCGCTCATGGTGGCCGTCGCGGAGCGTTGGGTGGCCCTGACGAAGCCGGAGGAGACGACAGAGCACCGGGAAGCGCTGGCGGCTGTCAAGGCTGCGGATCGGGCGCTGGAACAACTGGCCATGGATCGCAGGGCCGGCGTCTACGACGGCGCGATGGGTCGATTCTTTCCGCGGCTCGTCCAGGAGGCGGAGGCGGATCTAGCCGCAGCCTCCGAACGCGTTGCGGAGTTCGGCGGTCCCGTAGATCTGAGCATCTTCGACGAGCCGGAGACGCTCAGCGGCGCGTGGCAAGCAGCAGACGACGACCTGCGCCGGGACTTGATTCGCCTTGCGGTCGACCGCGTGACCATCACGCGCGGTGGGCGGGGGCGACCGTTCATCGGGGACGAGCGCTGCCTGATCAAGTGGGCGGAGCCAGCCCCGCAGTGACGCTTCTGAACAGCAGAACGGCCCCCATAGCATCGACGGGGGCCGTTCTGCTGTGCTGCTTCACTCGGCTGGTGGCGTACTCCACGGCCCTGCCGACGGTCGCTCTGGGAGCTTCACGCCGGGACGCCGGCAGTAGTACGCCACGAACCGCCGTAGGACGTCGGAGCGGTCGGTGTCGTCGGGGACGGCTTCACCGAACGCGCTCCATAGTTCGGCGTCGATGCGGAAGCGGCTGGCAGGCGTCTTCGGCTGGTTGGGCATGAGACGACCGTAGCAGAGGTGTGGACACACCCTCGGAGTTGCGCGTAAGGTGTGGACACACCCCGGGGTTCCTTCCCGGGAACAGCACAACCCCGCGTCAACTTGGCGGAAGAGCGGGGTTGTGTCCTACATGAGGAGACTCCAGTGTACGCAACCATCACCATCCCCGGCGTCGACATCCTCACCCTCACCCCTGCGCAGCTTGACGGCATTGCCTGCGTCGTCTGCGAAGGGGAGGACGGCGCGATGGTCCCCGTCGGCACGGTCGACGGCTGCCAGGTGTTCGCTCACGTCGGGTGCGCGGAGAGGCCGACGACGAACACGGGCCCCGTCCTCATCGTCGGCGCCTGCCAGAGCGACGCGGAGCGTTCGGATCTCTACGCCTTCGCCTTCGACGTCACGGATCAGCTCTGCCGGCCGACCGTCGTTGCCACGCATGACCACTTCGACGTCAGGCAGTTCGCTGCAGTCGTCGTCTACGGGCCGTCGCTGGAGGACGAGCAGCCCGCCCCCATGGACCCGTACGCGGCCGTCCTGGAGGCGGAGGCGCACGCCTACGGCGTTCCCGTCGTCGCACCGCAGAGCGTCCACCTGACGGCCGCGTGCGATGCCTGCGCGCAGGTGCAGACAATCGCCACGGCTCGCAACGAGTGCGGAGAGGTGTTCTGCGTCGACTGCCGCGGAGAGTCGGCAGGGTGTGCATGGTGCTTCGAGGACGAGCCGACGGAGCCTCTCGCGGTCGACGGGGGTTGGGCGCTGATGTGCTCCGGCTGCGCGGTGACGGCGCACGCGACGTCGACGAGCCGGATCCTCGCTGCCGCGTAGCTCACTCGCTGTAACGAAAGGCTCGCTGCCCTCTCTGGGTAGCGAGCCTTCGGCGTTCCTGGCGTCGTCGTCGGGCGCGTCAGTTTGGCACTCGCTCGGGGCTGTCGTCGTGAAGCGGACGATCCTCCTCCGCGCCTATTGCCCCATTCGGGCGATACGCACCATGTAAGGGTGGGTCAGACTGGTCAAACGGCCTTGAAGTTTGTCGCCCCCTGACCTGCGATGATGTCCGTTTGGTCAAACTAAGGGCTTGCAGATCATTAACACGTCGTCTTGATCTTGTTGCTGGGCTCGCCGGTTTGGGCGAGGACCCGAGCTCGGAGGGCCGCGAGGACGACGGGTGGTGTCGTCGCGGGTGGGATGACGATGCCGTGTGCCTCGAGCAGTCTCCTGTTCTTCAGGAGGGTGCGGTGCATCGCGGTGCGGCTGCTGCCGAATAGTACGGCGAGAGGTTCCGCGGCCAGGGCGACCCGCAGATGGAGCACGGTGGCCAGGACCTGTTCGGGGAAGGCGAGCCGGGGCGGACGGCCGCGCCGGGCATCGCCGTCGGGGGCCAAGGTTCCTGTGAGGGCGTCCAGTTGTTGCCGGGACATGCCGGTCAGGGCGGGATCGGACAGCAGGGCCTGCTCCCACTGCGGGGCCGGTGCCTGCGGAGCCCGGGCCGCCGGGACGGCAGGGCAGGGCTGCGGGTGCAGGGCATAGTTCCAGTCGCCATGGAATGCGTGCCGGGTCAGCGGCAGTGCCGCCATCTGGGCGTCACCGATGCGGACTCCGGTGGGATAGGTGTTGGTGTCGAGTGCGGCTCTCACGCGCAGCCCGGTGCGGGTGGTGGTCGCAGCGATGGACTGGACGATGACTTCGTGGCTGGTCAGCGGGCGGCCGCGCCAGTTCATGGTGATGTGCGAGAAGAGCCGGTGTTCGATCTTGTTCCACTTCGATGTGCCCGGCGGCAGATGACACACGGTGATGGTCAGTCCCGTTTCGGCAGCGAGCCGGGCCAGTTGCAGTTTCCAGGCTCGGGTGCGGTAGCCGTTGGAGCCGCCCGCGTCAGCGGTGATCAGCAGTCGTGCCGCCTGCGGGTAGGCAGCCCGGCCCTGGCCGTGCCACCAGCGGCGGATCGACTCGACCGCGAACGCGGCGGTGTCGTGATCGGTGCCGACGTTGACCCAGCCGGTGTCCGCCGCCAGATCGTAGATCCCGTAGGGGACGGCCTTGCCCAGCTGCGGGTCGGCGAAGTCATGCACGTTCACCGGCACCGGCTCACCCGACGGCCGCCACTGGCGGCCGTTGTTCTTGAACTCGCCGACGAGCTCTTTCTTCTTGGTATCCACGCTGATGACCGGCTGGCCGGCGTCCCGGTGCTCGCGGGCCTGCTCGTTGAGATAGCGGAACTGGGCATCCCGGTCCGGGTGCTGGCTGCCCTCGATTGTCTTGGCATTGGCCTGCAGGCTGAGCCCCTCCTCCCGCAGCAGGTTGGCGACGGTGTCGGCACTGACGCGGTGCCCGGCTCGGGTCAGCTCCCGCGCAAGCGTGCGGGTGGACTTCACCGTCCACCGCAGCGGCGACATCGGGTCACCCCGCACATCCGGCTCAACCAGCGCCAACAGTGCCGGCCGCAGCCCTGGATTCAGATCCGCGACCCGCTTGCGGCCCCCGCCTGGCCGCCGCACCCGCCCCAGAGGCTCCTCACCCGCCTCCAGCTCGAACACGCCCTTGCGGACCGTCGTCTCGCTGACCGCAGCGGCCTGTGCCACCGCCCGGACACCGCCGTGCCCCAGGCCCCGGGCCTCCGCAGCCATCAACAACCGCCGCTGCCGCTCGTCCAGCTGCGGGAGCAACACCGCGAACTTCACGGCGAGTTGGTCACGAGTCTCATCCGGGATGCGCATACCACACCAACGAGCCTCAGGGCGGGAAGCAACACCTTGATTCCCTGCAAGCCCTAAGACTTGTCCCGTAACTGCTGGTCACGGGTGAGATGATCTTCGGGTGTCTGGTGTGATCACGGCGTCGGAGCCGTCCTGGATAGCCCCGTTCACCGGGCTGAGCCCGCGTTCCTTCGGCAGGTTGGTGACCGCACTGCGCCGCGAAGGTGCAGATCCGGTCCGTAAGGGCCGCCCGTGGGGACTTCCGCTGGAGGACCGGGTTCTGCTCGTCGCGGCCTACTGGCGCACGAACCTGACAATGCGCCAACTCGCTCCGCTCTTCGGTGTATCGAAGTCCGCGGCGGACCGCATCATCGACCACCTCGGCCCGTCGCTGGCGCTCCAGCCCCGCAAACGGTTCCGCAAGGACACCGTGCTCATCGTGGACGGCACCCTGGTGCCCACCCGCGACCACAGCATCGCCGAGCAGTCCAAGAACTACCGGTACTCCACGAACCACCAGGTCGTCATCGACGCCGATACCCGCCTGGTCGTCGTGGTCGGCCGGCCCTTGCCCGGCAACCGCAACGACTGCAGGGCGTGGGAGGAGTCCGGCGCGAAGGCCGCCGTCGGCAAGGCCATGACGATCGCCGACGGCGGCTATCCGGGCACCGGACTCGTCATGCCACACCGTCGGCGCAAAGGTGAAGAACTGCCTGACTGGAAGCAGGCCCACAACAAGTCCCACAAACAGGTTCGCGCCCGCGTGGAGCACGTTTTTGCCCGCATGAAGACCTGGAAGATCCTCCGCGACTGCCGCCTCAAGGGCGATGGCGTCCACCACGCCATGCTCGGAATCGCCCGCCTCCACAACCTCAACCTCGCCGGATAGGCGGGCGGCCGGACCGGCCACCAGCCACGCCCGCACCCACCCAAGATCGTTTACGGGACAAGCCTTAGACCCCCATCTCAACTTCTCTCTAAACACGTTAAGAAGAGCTGAAAATAGGGGCTCAGTTTGTCGGTTTGGCTCCCGCTGGTCCGTCGATGTCGAAGAGGCCCCGCGCGGAGGCTGCGGAGGGGTGTCGACGAGGAGAGGCCCGAGACGGCCACTGAGCGCCGTTCTCGCACGCTGGAGGCGCGTTCGGGTCTCTCGGGTGCCCAGATGGATTCTAGGCCCCTGGAAGGGCCTTCACGGGCTTCGGCCGTCTGCTAACGTCCGCCGGTTACGGAGAGTGCGGAGGCGGCTCGTCGAAGTGGGTGAATGTCGCTTGTGGGGAAGCCCGGCGCGCTGGCGTGTCTCGCATCGCAAGATGAACATGACGGTTCTATAACAGGATGGGGCGCAAAAGCCGCATCTTCTCGATTTCGCGTCTTCGCCCCCACATAACCCTATCGAAGGCAGTTTGACGGAGCCGACGATTTGCGCGGCTCCTCCTCCCTTCGTTAGCTGCGCCGCCCGCTACCTCTCCGGGCCTGGCGCATAGCC
Proteins encoded in this window:
- a CDS encoding MFS transporter translates to MPLLNKLRTAAPGGPGGNTAALPLARLRAALTIFFALDGFLFAGWVVRIPAIKQQTGSSASDLGLALLGVSAGAVVTMTLTGRLCRRFGSHPVTVASGVLLSLSIALPPLTHSALALGLVLLVFGAAYGGINVAMNSAAVDLVGAMRRPVMPSFHAAFSLGGMIGAGLGGLVAGGLSPTVHLLTLTGVGLLVTAAAGPALLRHPAPGAEKRTWEPRPRRLQGRTRRLVVLFGVIALCTAYGEGAMADWGALHLEQDLHAHPGVAAAGYSLFALAMTAGRLTGTTLLERLGQTRTLVAGGTTAAAGMLLGALAPTAWLTLLGFAVTGLGLANIFPVAVARAGALAGPGGVAAASTLGYGGMLLGPPAIGFLADWFSLPAALTTVAALAAGAALIGYGARNASVPRTADEPYSGLPDPSEVTIEGAPAAPLCPYDGSAADRSPLAQSPAWRPLG
- a CDS encoding ROK family protein — protein: MDGKATTTRARLDRGRSALGPGLELVHTGRAPTRAVLTAELGVTRATAGAVAAELEALGLIRVDSRPGAAAGSQGRPSHRLAVDDTGPVVLAAQVHADGFRAALVALGGRTVATAPGCVTVSADPAQVLGEVVEAGAALLRESGRRCVGAGLAVPSAVAEPEGTALNPLHLAWPAGAPVRDIFADRVRAAGIQGPAFTGNDVNLAALAEHRHGAGRGAQHLLCVATGHRGVGGALVLDGRLHTGSSGLALEVGHLTVNPEGRPCHCGSRGCLDVEADPLAFLTAARRDPGPEVSLLQQSRDLLRTEYDDPAVRNACEELIDRLGLGLAGLVNILNPDRIILGGLHRELLDADPERLRAVVADRSLWGRSGGVPILACALDHNSLVGAAELAWQPVLDDPLGALS
- a CDS encoding YhjD/YihY/BrkB family envelope integrity protein, with the protein product MTQKPSGEAPTAHRLQRLQSRFLASPVGLGWERGREIELMHRAMGFAALGFLTLVPLLIVVAAADPASGQGFARWLSQALGVSESSQEEVERLFGMPGQALQRTTAFGLAALTVFGLTFGSVVQTGYEKVWDLPTARWHTMWRHVVWLALLIFSLVLFVNTAPVPSDPAWRALLGALGDLIGTFLFFWFSQRLLLGGRVRWRALVPGAVTTAVCMLGLRVFSQLVFSPLIASNTITYGPFGTVLVIQSWLVGVGVVVYGGALVGRLIHEERTARRLQREAEQAEE
- a CDS encoding DUF4865 family protein; this translates as MTLPADYDMGIIRERVATKGQLLDDFPGLGLKAYLIRERGGDSPVNQYAPLYLWATPEGMNSFLWGPGFQRLVDDFGRPEVRHWTGLSYEDGPAYGAAPRTAVRRRQRIPQPTPLAPLIEEAVRETERLARLDGVVSAALAVDPHHWELLYFSLWAHDAPKEVGDRYEVLHLSAPQHAGLRRGRQW
- a CDS encoding recombinase family protein → MTQEIDLYLRKSKITRARDKALTFRAQESRGRRWAEEHDYTVRKVWSDNLSAYSDTTRPEFDKAISALAADEVPALWSYALDRFSRKGAGSVLPLLDSGKRLIFDYERLDSAEPRDRKQIINRAEEAREYSELLSHRVLDTKAQQREEGAWLGAAPYGFEIDDPDTRKLKHGKTWSVILRIFRETAQGKSGRTISMGLTADKVPAANGGQWAGSSVHRIVQSPVYEGWQSVTLVKGGRSIAYRNGRGERVSVLAEGVEPVPPALVKAARLAVAGHSVVAPEYRSRKPKHLLTGLLTCDGCKGSGSAIHGRSYRCYRYTVGQPCPNPASVMRSLLEEYVYGEWLAAITAARVGDASPLMVAVAERWVALTKPEETTEHREALAAVKAADRALEQLAMDRRAGVYDGAMGRFFPRLVQEAEADLAAASERVAEFGGPVDLSIFDEPETLSGAWQAADDDLRRDLIRLAVDRVTITRGGRGRPFIGDERCLIKWAEPAPQ
- a CDS encoding ISAzo13 family transposase, encoding MRIPDETRDQLAVKFAVLLPQLDERQRRLLMAAEARGLGHGGVRAVAQAAAVSETTVRKGVFELEAGEEPLGRVRRPGGGRKRVADLNPGLRPALLALVEPDVRGDPMSPLRWTVKSTRTLARELTRAGHRVSADTVANLLREEGLSLQANAKTIEGSQHPDRDAQFRYLNEQAREHRDAGQPVISVDTKKKELVGEFKNNGRQWRPSGEPVPVNVHDFADPQLGKAVPYGIYDLAADTGWVNVGTDHDTAAFAVESIRRWWHGQGRAAYPQAARLLITADAGGSNGYRTRAWKLQLARLAAETGLTITVCHLPPGTSKWNKIEHRLFSHITMNWRGRPLTSHEVIVQSIAATTTRTGLRVRAALDTNTYPTGVRIGDAQMAALPLTRHAFHGDWNYALHPQPCPAVPAARAPQAPAPQWEQALLSDPALTGMSRQQLDALTGTLAPDGDARRGRPPRLAFPEQVLATVLHLRVALAAEPLAVLFGSSRTAMHRTLLKNRRLLEAHGIVIPPATTPPVVLAALRARVLAQTGEPSNKIKTTC
- a CDS encoding transposase encodes the protein MSGVITASEPSWIAPFTGLSPRSFGRLVTALRREGADPVRKGRPWGLPLEDRVLLVAAYWRTNLTMRQLAPLFGVSKSAADRIIDHLGPSLALQPRKRFRKDTVLIVDGTLVPTRDHSIAEQSKNYRYSTNHQVVIDADTRLVVVVGRPLPGNRNDCRAWEESGAKAAVGKAMTIADGGYPGTGLVMPHRRRKGEELPDWKQAHNKSHKQVRARVEHVFARMKTWKILRDCRLKGDGVHHAMLGIARLHNLNLAG